Proteins co-encoded in one bacterium genomic window:
- a CDS encoding CYTH domain-containing protein, which yields MKETEVEILAGELDFNKLMAEIAGELSLPLINASEGKTTDHYIDTKSRKLLAAGASLRLREKLYPGKPSEYRLTVKFPVESHEILMVRDEVRLRIAGEDWRGILDFTADLALALTGESVVSQLILDEYYRQVSMGTPEAHLDVSFDDVAYVCPDNESVNAHEYVLEFEDHGIGPEAVLAAYEYVHGKFGWYADRRGKYRRGIELLGI from the coding sequence ATGAAAGAAACCGAAGTCGAAATCCTCGCCGGAGAACTGGATTTCAATAAGCTGATGGCGGAAATCGCGGGCGAGCTGTCGCTTCCGCTCATCAACGCGAGCGAGGGCAAGACGACCGACCATTACATAGACACGAAATCGCGCAAGCTGCTTGCGGCAGGAGCCAGCCTGCGGCTTCGGGAAAAGCTGTATCCGGGCAAACCCAGCGAGTACCGGCTGACGGTCAAGTTTCCCGTGGAAAGTCACGAGATTCTTATGGTGCGGGACGAAGTCAGGCTCAGGATCGCGGGCGAGGACTGGCGGGGAATACTTGATTTCACCGCCGATCTTGCTCTTGCCCTCACGGGCGAGTCGGTGGTTTCCCAGTTGATTCTTGACGAATATTACCGCCAGGTGAGCATGGGAACTCCCGAAGCGCACCTGGACGTCTCTTTCGACGACGTGGCGTACGTCTGTCCCGATAACGAATCGGTCAACGCGCACGAGTACGTCCTTGAATTCGAAGACCACGGCATCGGTCCGGAAGCCGTTTTGGCCGCCTACGAATATGTTCACGGCAAATTCGGATGGTACGCCGACCGCCGCGGAAAGTACAGGCGCGGCATCGAGCTTTTGGGCATATAG